The Oxyura jamaicensis isolate SHBP4307 breed ruddy duck chromosome 5, BPBGC_Ojam_1.0, whole genome shotgun sequence region AGGTGGCGTTATTGTTTGACATGCCCTACATGTGTAGATAACAAGTTAGGCTCTCATGTTTGCCTACAAATTGTTGCTAAGCACATTTGATGCCCTTTATATTGATACTTCTCCTGTCTCTTGGTTTCATCTCTATTTGCTtttaagacaaacaaaaaatggaatAGCCTACAACCTCCAGCTGCACCTTGCTACATTTCAAACTAATTTGGATTCAAATTCAGGGGATGCCCGAGGAAATGCATATTGGATGGatttaacattcttttttttttttttttccttttttttttttcctggacttCTCAGCCCCCATAATTGACATTGCTTTCCAAattccccatccctgaaagAGAATTGGAATCAATCTTGGTTTCACCTCTGTTAACATCACCAAGAAAATCCTGTTTCTCAGCTCCCACATCTCACGTACTCAGTGACCTGGTGAAGTGCTGCCTCCTCtagtttttatttccctgtgttCTGCTTGTGCTTGGTGCCAGCAGGAAGCATTTATGtcttggagaaagaaaaagctgccaATGAATGTTCAGTCTCCGCATAGCACTGCTAGAGATGAGCCCAAAATACTGACGCAGATCTGAAAGTCTCAGTGTCTTTATGTTGGTGGGTTTTTCTGCAACTAAGAATTCCAAGCAAATCAcacaaatacaaatgcaaagaGTTAGAtgtgagaaaagcaaagaaaactcaTATTTTACATGCAATGGAGCTTcgcatttttcaaatgttttttgaaaataagtatCCAAGTGAGACTTGACCTGCCAGGAGGACCATATGGCTTGAAGGAACTGGGGAGACTTCTCCCTTGTGCCATGGGATTAATATACGTTTTGTTTGACCACCTCCTCGCTGCTTTATGTGGCATGGATTTGATTGATTTAATTAGGAATAtaaggggctggggggggggggagtattattatttcagctgaGAAACTGGTGCCTTTTGGTAACTTTGCCCAGTCAGAAAACAATTGTCTTTAATGGCTTTTGGTCCCTGAGACTGACTCTCTTCCTGCAGCCCACCTCAAAGAtgtcagttaaaaacaaatagcCCTTTTTCCTGGAAGGAGCTGAATGCCCTTTGGAGGTTAGGGAGGATACTCAGTACCAGGCAAGGTCAGGTCCTAAACTTCTGCCTACAAAAGAAGGTCTCAGTGGTGGAGGTAGTATGGGTTCTTCAAACAGATGCTCAACAGCCACCTTGCAGAGCCACTGCCCACTGTGGCTGCGATAAGCTAGCTGAAAGGGAACCCACTGTCTGACTTAACAAAAGCAACTGGAAGCCAGCAAAGTATTAAAACACTCAGAAATCGGAGGAGGGAAGGAACAAGTGATAATGGCCAATGAAAGCTATAAACCAGCTGATTATGGAACAAGACTACTTGGCTCAGAGATGCTTTACTGTGTCCTCCACTTACAGTTGCCTTCCAAAGTGGATTTTCGTACTCCCTAAATGCCCTAGTATTttgctccttccctttctttgcaTGACTCACAGCATTGTCATAAATCACATTATGCCTGTatgatttaacaaaaaaaaaaaaaaaaaaagagagaaaaacttcacaagaagggaaaaataatcataattctATAATGTTATCTTATATCACAGAAAACTgtgtacattttttccccatacaggacatacttcaaataaaataattttaacaccAATAATGATAATGTTCCTTCTTCCCGACAGAAGTAGAATTGTTTTTTCACCCCAGTTTGGTacataaatataagaaaatagtCTTTGAATATTTACATCCTggtgtttaaaatgttatttcttgacatatttaattctcattttctctccagCCGCGGGCATTCTTTCCAAATTTATATACTAATCTGCGACCATCCACACGCTCCAGGATTTCTCTTTTATAATAATAcctgttaaaagaaaaacataaaaaagatttaagacTAAATTCCTTTACAGTCCCAGAAGACCACTGTCAAATTGGGAATTCCAAAGCTATCTGAAAAGTCTTTATGTTCTTTTGATATAAATTACACCTAAGATTATTCTGTCTGaatgttggaagaaaaaatcattgtgccttcactttattatttttactttacattAATTATCTTATTAAtttgaatttcacattttttcaagTTATAAAGTATTGCCTTATTTATTACACACTctcatgagattttttttttttaatctaaataaaCCAGCATCTGAAAACAGACCAGGAAATAATCTAAGAAtctaatcattttaaaatacattttgaatatCCATAGATTAtgggaaattttgaaaatgttaaagcaaaagaaaaagaaaagtgtaacAGAGGATTTGTAAACCGATTTTAAGATAATGGGTGGGGGGATGCCTAAGTTCTaaactgctggaaaacaaaacaaaacaaaacaaaacaaaaacaaaaaaacaacctctcTGCAATTTAAGTGTTCCCAGTTCAGTCACACGTGAACTTCAGCTTGCTATAGCCATGTTTCCTTCCTACGGTCAACTACTTTTATTGGTTGTTTGTGTGGACAGAAACagaatacatacatatgtataaaatatattgcaaatattatataatataacTATTACAGTATacagaaacaggaggaaaaagaaaagacaaataagaATGTAATGTTACAAACTCAAAATCAGTGGGAGAGACTTAGTTGTtgcaaaaacaaattacaattcattttaaaaagtcaaacaGCTTCTCCCTTCAGGTAGTTTCTTTACGTGCCCCAACTTTCTATGGCATCTTCTCAGCTCACCTCATAGCCCGGCTGAGTTTCTCATAAGtcatgctgctgttgtttttcttcttcccccagagctgagccacaGCTTcggattttaaaaatctgaagacGCCTTCTGACCGGTCTTCCCACTTGATTAATCCTGGGTTTTTCTCAGGATTGAGAAGAATATCTCGAATAAATTCCCAGAGATGAGTTCCTCGAGGGTCTGAAAGAGGAAGGGGACAGAAAGAAGGACTTTAAGGAGCTCTCCAGGCTATGGTCTTCCTTACGCCATTGTATCACAGCATGTCATCTACAGACAATGACCACGCGGTGGGGACGGGCCATAGCTCCTGGAGCACAGAATCACCACCTCAGAGACATAGGTAGTAACGCTGACAGCCTTTACACCAAGGCTGGAGGTGAGCATCAGTTTTTGGCAGTCTGAGCCCCATGGCAGGCAGGCGGATAGGAGCCCCAGCAACCAGGGGAAGCAGAGTCCAAACCACCCGCCGCTTCCTCCTGCCTTTGGCACTGCTTCTGCCCTGAAGAGAACACGTTTAAGTCTTCCCCTCATCTTGCTTGCCCATTTTCCTGATATTCTTCTACAGCATGGCATGTAACCTGCTAGTGTCATGCAGTACATGAAAGAGCCAGGATAACTGTAAAGTGGGCACTGAAACTTCAGGCATTTAAAACAGATGGGGACAAggcaaaggaaattaaatgctGTTCTACATCAACAAGTATTTGGTGTGAAGTATCTTAGATAGACTTCAAGTAGTAAGATAGTTTACAGTGGTTAGAGGGATAGTGACAAAACTGACTAGCCAAAATTGTATGTGAAAATAGCATAATAAAGTTTGACTACGacagcagaaaagacaaaaagagatCTCCAAATTCAACACATAGGCCTCCCTGGTTAAGCACAAATCCATCCCAGAGTATTGTAGAGATGGTGTTAGGAAGCCCAcgtcaaaaataattaaataattccaACAAGTGAGACATTGTAGTTTACGAATGAAGAATAACAAACACAGTGACAATGTGGACGAGAAAAATAGCAGTCCTTTGGTCTGCCTTCAAACCCATGCAAAGGTTTAGACCAAATTTAGAAGGAGGCAACCTCGTCAAAAATGTGACAGTAAACAGAAACTGGTTTACAGGGTAGCATGGGTAGAGTTCAGACAAATAAtccagtgtttttctttggaaCGATAATTGTTTTGTAGAAGCAACAAAATGTGGTGGATCTAGTCTATCTGGACATCAGCAATATGCTTGATAGATTGTGATATGAAGCACCACTGAAGAAACTGGAAATGTAGGGGATTAGCCCAGCATGGCAAGGTGACCTTCTCTGCATGCCAAGGCTGTCAAGGGGTTCTTCTCAGGGCTGTCTTTGAACCAGTCCTATCTAATCCTTTCATTAGCAACCTtgataaacaaacacacacaaaacaaaaagtctgCGTGCAGATAAAAAGTTCAGGTGTTCTGAATGGGCAAAGTCACAGAGCAGGGTAAGAAGAGGAGTCATTAAGAGACATAATCTGGAGGCTGTattgaaacagaatgaaattgaATACTGCGAAGCACAGCAGAGTACCAACATTAACATGTCCTATTATAAATAGGAGGGGGCAGGTGTTTGCTCGTGATGCCGTGCATGAGAAACTCTGTGAGGAGATGCTGAACAAGGTCTCTGGCACCGGTGCACCTGGTGGGCATGGGCTTGGGCACAGCCATGCCTGTGCACGTGTCTTCCCaatttaattctgcatttccttcattttttttttttactccatttctccagcctaGCTCAACACAGTGCAGAGGAAATTGAACTCTGGTTGTTTCCCCGTAAGCCCTCactgataaaaacattttgaagactGCAACATTACTGTGTCAAAAATAATGTAAGCAAACAGCACCAGGAACAGTCAGATCCTTGGAGGATTCAATCACAGTAACCATCTAACCagttctgctttcaaaatgaacTCAGAAtgcttccttttccctcccaAAGGGGATTTAGTCttaatgtgtttcttttcccttcaatCAAATGACATTTATGATTGTGGACATTATAACCATTGTAACCATGGACTTACTGTGTTTCTTGGTGTGGGACTTTGGGGTATgatcttgtgtttttttcacatctgaagaatctgcagagaaggaaaatgaagcctatTTGTAAATTTGATTAAAGGTTTTCCATTGACTAGCAggttgaaagaaataaaaccacaaaaaagaatgaatatCTCTTTTAAAGATAATCACTTTTCAGAAGGCAATctaagggaggaggaaggggggagtgTTGTTTTCTGTACTGTATGGTAATCAGCACACTTCACAAAGAGACCATTGATGAATAAAGAATGAATGCAGAGGTAAACATTTGGCTTTTGAAACCTAAATTAGATTAACAAATACCTCACCCCATGCtatgtgtgagagagagaaaaataagaggaTCACGTCTATAAAAGGAATCCTGAATTGTCCCATTATGTCTTGGTCTTTGCAGAAGCATGTATCTTTGGGGGCTTATTTGTTTCTGACGAGATGATCTAATGCGAAATGTATGCGCCGGTACCAATGCGCAGAACACCCACCTGACTGAAGCATAATGACCTGGCAAAGCGCGGGTGtctgggggggagagggggagagcgGGTCTGCGCTGGTAGGAGGTTTTGGCAGCTGGACGTGCATATATTGTTCCGTGGCTCCAAGCCACAGAAACAAGCCATTTCTCATCAATGGTACTTTATCACCTGCAGCCAGCCCGAGGAGGAATCAGATTTCTGGCACAAGTGTTTCTTCAGAAacgaagaaaaagaaaagttccGCCTGTTCCTCGCTGTCACCCACCTGGCACCCCGCACGTTCAACCCTCCCGCCCTCGATCCGCCACAGCCTGACTGCCGTTGCCGCTCATGAAGAGCTTTCACCTGATCCTGTGGGATCATCCCGAGAGGGAGCCCctcctgtgtttgcttttcGGCGTGCTTCATGCCCGAATTCCATAAAGCAAAGCTTAAGGTCCCACGCATGTTTTCCCAGCTTCTATGAATGCACGATTATCATACTTTTCATGGAAACCGGGCATTTGCATGTGCAAATGACTCACAGGAAATATTCATTTGCATAGAAACTTGTCGGATTTGCACAAGCAACTGCAATAACTGCATGTGAAAAGGTAGATGCAAAGCTATTCACACACTCGCTTTATTCATACATAACTGGATACATAAACTGAGCAGGTCAGAGAGGATAAGTCTAACCTCCGCTGTTCTGAGCCTGACATAATTACGGTCCTTGACCCCCTCGCAGCAAATGCGCTCTGAGTCATTTTGCCTTCCCACTCTTAAAGAGCAGGAACCAGCCTGAGTCTCACTCAGcttggggggaaaaagtaaaatgaggCTTATTTCACTGCCTTTCCTCAGATTACGATTCCCCCGATGTTATTAAAAGCCTGTGGGAACTCCCGGTGAGGACAGCAGGACCAGGCTCTTTATTTGCCCTCTTATTTAAATACTTCTCATTTTAAGATCCCACAATTTGCTCGCGAATGTTTGTTATGCTCTGTTTAGCTGGAGATTTATTCTTGGAAATTCAGCTGCCTTCTGCCTCGCTGGTGATTTATTCTGGATTTCAGCTGTGTAAATAGCCTCCCGCTCTGCCTCCACTCCTACATGGAGACCGGTTTCAAACATGCCATGTTAGGAGGCCGGGGCCTGACAGATGAAAAGAGTTACGATGCAGTTTCAACAAAGCTGTCTTGCAAAACTTGTGACAAAAGGTTGCAGGGTATTTGCATATGATTCAGGAATGAGCCATTTCTTTACGGGATATACAAATTTAGTTTTTACAGGAGGCTGTGCCCTTGGCGTGCCACCCTAGCTCTAGGCTCAAGCAGTCAGCGGGTAAACACACTGCGCCAGGAGCTTGACAGGTCCCCAGTCCCGCCAGAGAGCTCCGAAATCCTGGCAGCCATCTTATGAGAGTGGGTGGAGGCgatggagaaaacaaacagagtggttttttttttggggggggggaggttgtttttttattattattttttctttttaaggctcagtggttttctttttcaggttaggttttctctctttgtttttatttattgccaAGTGCATTAGTTTAAACCCTACGTCCCCAGGGCAggcctggctgtgctgggaggccAGGACGCAGTGAACACACAGGCACaggggctgcccctgctgcccccatgCAGCCCATGGTGGCTTGCACAGGCAGAGCCTGCAAGGCTGCAACCTCAGCTGCACACTGTCTCTCCTCACCGTGACTTCCACTACTTTATCCCCCAGGTCTATTTGCTTGAATGCCTCCTAAGAGGGACCTGCATTTCCTTGCCCCTTTCCTTCACTCTCCCACGATCTCCGCTTCCCTCTTTTCCTACCGCCTCGCTCACTCGCCTCCatccccactgcctgccccaggaCATCGCCTGCAGAGCGCCCCGACGCGTGTGCCCTGCCCGCGCTTTCACCGGGCACTACATCAAATGGGTTTGCTCTTTCCCCTGCCCTTTAGCAGGTAGATTGTATCTCCCCTGTGGCCTCGTGGGAGCACTGAGGAGAGATGAAAACAGCACACGGAGCACACAGTGCCTGCGCGGGGACAGCCACGATGCTGCTCTCAGCAGAAACAGGTTGAGCTGGGAGCTATTGGGAAGCCCTTCTGCCAGTGCAGGTGGGTAGACGGCTCCgtgcctgctctgctgtcccCACGGGCTGCCCCTCAACCTGGCCCCAAACCTGGTCACCTACTCAACACGCATCCCCAGCTCCGTAGGGAACTGCAGCCGCTCCCAGGGTGGAATTCGACTCTTATTTGCCCTTATTCAGCTACCCCACAGAAAAGCATGACCGAGCTGGAACATCTTGTCTCTCTGATACTAACATCTTCCCCTTTGACTCAGTCACTTTAAAAGATATATGGAGGTTGCAGATTGTTTTTTGATCTTCTTTGTCTtgagagagggaagagagaagcaCTTCTTTAAAGCAACTACTGTAATAATGACAGCTAAAAGAGTTGTCAGAATCAGTACTGCTTGGTATAAAATGACTGGAGGCTCAGATTCGATCCTGCAACAGAAGACCACGGAGACTATTATACGTCAGTAGCTCTGGGACAAGCGACAAACAACGATATAATTACAAGTTCCTTACCAGGAGGCTGGTGACTAGGTGTCGTCATGGAGATCTGAGCACGACAGAACGTTTTACTGTCCAATAGCTCTGggaattaaaaagaagacatttaaaGTAATATCCTCTGACAACAATAAAGTTGCCTCAGAAATGCATGAAGTACTGTGATGTTAGTTACCTACTGTGCTACCATAGCCACTGTCATACAGGTAATTCTCTTCTTTCCAGGACACCATTAACGATGGATCTGGAGGTAAAGGACAACAAGGAAAATCACATCtctaaaataacttcttttaGCTTATGGGTAAATTTGAGCACTGACAGACAGAAGGGTgagaaatgtacaaaaaaaagaatagcgAAGGGAACTGCGAAGTGAAGGGGCTAAGCGGGAAATTGTTTCCTTTCACTCAAATTATGGATAGGGTTTTGCATACTCAGGCAAATATACTTACACAAAGTgctgagttttaaaaataacgCAGCAGACTTTTCCTCTTCCTGGCTAAGATATCATTTATGCCTGCCCTTGAAGGAATTTTCCTATGCCAGATCAACTGTAATTCTACCCAATCCAGTCCTGAAGTCTCAGCCCCTGGTGATTATGACAGTGCTTTGGTGCCATGGAAATGAAAGTGCTCTCAAATATCTAGTAGAACAGGAGAATGCTTGTAATGactatttatttctataatTGTAGAACTCGAAAGTCCCCTCTGAGACAGAGCTTCATGTGTAAGCACATAGTCAGAAACATCAAAGCATAATCCTAGATGTAGGGCCATTTCATTTCAGGCACATCAAGTCCCCATCCCTAACCTAAAAGCCACCTTTATGATTAAAGAGGAACACTTTTTATTGACCTTCTGGTCAGATGGATCGATATAAACAGAACCGAAGTATTGTATTTATAACCTGTACAGTGAGCaggaaattactatttttacagtgcatttttttgattagaaactttaaaaaaatccttttattttaaatccaggTTGAGGAAGGGTGAGATGTAAGGTTCAAATCTGGGGTTTACTTCTTTTCGTGTTCAtatacatgaataaataaataaataaataaataaataaataaataaataaaaagagttaTAGCTAAATCATCATGGTTGGCTGAGTTACCACTTATGACATAGGAATTCAGCAGGCATGCTAAGTAATAGCTGCATGTTTGGGCACCCAGAGCTTGTGTTCCTACAATAGCACACACCCTTTGCTTGTTTGGACACCTGATCTGCCCAATGTTGCCTCTGAAAACAGGCCTTAGCCAGCTGGAACATGGGCAAACAGCTTGTCTTCACGTTTCAGCCTTTTTTAGTACCCAAGTGGCTGGCTTCCCCTCTAAACAGCCAGCCCTGTCCACACCAGTCCACACTGCCCCACCACCAGGCACAGCAAAGGGCACGAGTCAGTCCTGGGCTTTGACCTTTCCAGGATGTGCAGCAGAGGTACTTTGCTCAGCCCTGTGTATCTCTAGTGTGAAGGGAGACTAACATTATACCAGGATCTCATAAATCAGGACTTAAAGgtttattgtatttttcttgtatggAAAGCATCAAGGCTGCTGCATGCATGCCACCCGTACCACATGGGCAtaggcagggagggggctgcagaTTGCAGTGCTTGCTCACTGCAAGGAGAAGGTGAAGTGTCCCTGGCTGGAGAGGCTGGGCTCCTGTGGATTAGCTAAATGAATTGGCTGGCAGTATTTGTTGGAGTCCTCATATGCTACAAATCTGCATTTGTTCCTCCAGGAGGTATTAAAACATGGCTCATGAACGCATCCACACACAACGAGGCTGGTACTCGTGGGACAGGGAGTGTTCAGATATGGACAGGGGTGTTCTGGGAAAGGAACTGGCAAAATAATTGTGCCCAAAGAGCACTTAGCCAAGCTGAAGTTCTTTTCTTGGTGAAGCGAAGTCCTGGCAGAAAACAGGTCTAGCTATGAACACACCAGAGAAGAGACTGCCACGAGAAAAATGCAGACTTGGTCAAACTAAAATACTACCTGAATTTCAGTGTCATTGAAACTTGAAGAAAttgaaatgtaacattttttttactcaGAACTGTTTGGTTTGGAAATTTCCTCATGTTTCAAAGCATTAACATCACTTCACAAcaaattttttttctctttaaaacaaacaaacaaacacaagaataCCTtgataaaaattgttttgaaatctgCTGAATGAAGCAAATAACAAAGTTATCTATACAACTGTGTTTGCTGACTGCTGCAAACTATACTAACTCTGAACATTAGTATAAACTGCTGATATTGTAGAAGTCTAGAAAAGTGGACACATGCAAAGATATGGTGATACTATTGAAGATTCAAAAAGTGGTCATTGACTGATACTTGTGTTACTTCTTTTATTCTGCATGAATAAACACTTCCCATTGCAATTAATCCcattttgatttcagtggaatgAACAAGTTCCCCTTTTTGCCACCATCAGTAGACAAGTTACCCAACAGCTACTCACCTGTTTGTTCTGTCTTGACAATGACATTATGCGATTGGTACATGTCACTTCCACACTGACCTGCAAGAAGGCATACAGCAGATATGAGAGCAGTATGAGGATGAGCACAGAAGAATCAAAGATACAGCTCCAAGCACAAACTGCTTCAGTTGAGCCAGATGGCTAATTTTGGTGTGGGGTACATACCCTTTCCCCTGGTCCTTCTGCCTTATGTCACGTATAAGTGATATAGCAGTGTAGTCAATTAGGTATAAGCAGTATAGCAAACACAGCAAATGAGTTTTGCCAGGTAGGTTTCAGGGTAACATAAGAGGCTTCTGAAGATCCCAGAATTCAGATAACTGTACGTGCATCTCTGTCCCCGTGTAGCCTAATGTCTATTTACCATTCCATTTTAGGTGCTGAAGGTTGCTGTagagcagctgccctgctgtccCAGCTGCCTGAGTAAATTCCTGCAGACTCATGCTGCACAGATGTTCCCCGTTGATATCAAACTCTTGGAAGGGTATGCAGTTGGCATCCAGTTGGTTGGTATCAAGGAGATGCTGCAACCACTCCCAGACCTGAAACTTGGTCCAGTACTGCGGGTGTATTTCGTGCCACTGGGTTCC contains the following coding sequences:
- the EHF gene encoding ETS homologous factor; amino-acid sequence: MILEGAGRMSINSSSNLLHQQPSWTDGYSTCNVSSSFYGTQWHEIHPQYWTKFQVWEWLQHLLDTNQLDANCIPFQEFDINGEHLCSMSLQEFTQAAGTAGQLLYSNLQHLKWNGQCGSDMYQSHNVIVKTEQTDPSLMVSWKEENYLYDSGYGSTVELLDSKTFCRAQISMTTPSHQPPDSSDVKKTQDHTPKSHTKKHNPRGTHLWEFIRDILLNPEKNPGLIKWEDRSEGVFRFLKSEAVAQLWGKKKNNSSMTYEKLSRAMRYYYKREILERVDGRRLVYKFGKNARGWRENEN